One Malania oleifera isolate guangnan ecotype guangnan chromosome 9, ASM2987363v1, whole genome shotgun sequence DNA segment encodes these proteins:
- the LOC131165059 gene encoding protein gamma response 1 isoform X1: protein MRGHLQNSLQLEYPSDNEDEKFVSGLSTILVATIQEAKDKISQIEYIFCSQLFPNFQSKSKSLQKIYSEAKKDAEDAWKKKETDLLLQLEKLKLEKQQAFEENNALHLEMANMSKEQEETMKLHFGKIKNLEKRVGELEVELLQKSREVDEGMAFQGKLVQLVQAKVTAIANKEKQLKELQDNTNMHVVKLKYLEKKVDELQEELREKTDKISKGKELQTNLLKKVESQDLKMVENELLLSDCKEEKEKLSVVVEHLKGNVDRLQEELRKKTEEVEVGKKMHEELRQQINLNGLKVVKNEQQLEEHDSEKKLLQAKLKGLEEKIDKLQVDIRRRSKEMAEGKESYEKLLRQAELKDSELLSVKKRMKDFIGAYKSLKSQYNYICKKHGHITENMPGPTTAEAESDSSKHFLKPSTSTDSEKKILDASAVASDTNKLKNGIILPENLEDEKGIRLSKTSCSHASSGSLSSSKWSEKKSGPLAGTKRSTSYWRDTRSRKCQGGADPHDDFLDTPLENIRENFNKAIKDHDLPGPVPEGANFDSSDDETQDMNVDDNMQKQQIPVPGPGTRGFKYVEPVRKKAERENLKGVECKQCKKFYDAVLPDGGKDADGNKHNARCEHHDGVSRHRYKYVPPMTPEGFWNIGFDSEL from the exons ATGAGGGGGCACCTGCAAAACTCTTTGCAACTAGAGTATCCCAGTGACAATGAGGATGAGAAATTTGTTTCTGGGCTTAGTACTATACTGGTTGCCACAATTCAGGAAGCAAAAGATAAAATTTCTCAAATAGAATATATTTTCTGCAGCCAACTATTTCCTAATTTTCAATCCAAATCAAAGAGCCTTCAGAAAATTTATTCAGAGGCCAAGAAAGATGCAGAAGATGCCTGGAAAAAGAAGGAAACTGATCTCTTACTGCAGTTAGAGAAACTTAAGCTTGAAAAGCAGCAagcttttgaagaaaataatgCTCTCCATCTGGAGATGGCAAATATGTCAAAGGAGCAGGAAGAAACTATGAAGTTGcattttggaaaaataaaaaatctagagAAGAGAGTTGGTGAGCTAGAAGTGGAGCTCCTTCAGAAGTCTAGGGAAGTTGATGAGGGAATGGCATTTCAGGGAAAACTAGTCCAACTGGTTCAAGCAAAAGTCACCGCAATAGCTAATAAAGAAAAACAACTGAAAGAACTTCAAGACAACACAAACATGCATGTTGTCAAACTAAAATATTTAGAGAAGAAAGTTGATGAGCTCCAAGAGGAGCTTCGGGAGAAAACTGATAAAATAAGCAAGGGAAAGGAGTTGCAGACAAATTTACTCAAAAAAGTTGAATCACAGGATCTAAAGATGGTGGAAAATGAACTCCTGTTGAGTGATtgcaaagaagaaaaggaaaaactCAGTGTTGTTGTAGAACATCTAAAGGGCAATGTTGATAGACTCCAAGAGGAGCTGAGGAAGAAAACTGAAGAAGTAGAGGTGGGGAAAAAAATGCATGAAGAATTGCGTCAGCAGATTAATTTGAATGGCTTAAAAGTGGTTAAGAATGAACAGCAGTTAGAAGAGCATGACAGTGAGAAAAAACTGCTTCAGGCTAAATTGAAAGGTTTAGAAGAGAAAATTGATAAGCTTCAAGTGGATATCAGACGGAGGAGCAAGGAAATGGCTGAAGGAAAAGAATCGTATGAAAAATTGCTCAGACAGGCTGAATTGAAAGATTCTGAATTGCTGTCTGTGAAGAAAAGAATGAAGGATTTCATTGGTGCTTATAAAAGTCTTAAATCTCAGTACAACTACATCTGCAAAAAGCATGGCCATATCACGGAGAATATGCCGGGCCCAACTACAGCAGAAGCGGAAAGTGATTCATCGAAGCATTTTCTGAAGCCAAGTACTTCAACGG ACTCCGAAAAAAAAATTCTGGATGCTTCTGCAGTTGCGTCTGACACAAACAAGCTGAAGAATGGAATCATTTTACCAGAAAATCTGGAGGATGAAAAAGGAATCAGATTAAGTAAAACCTCATGTTCCCATGCCTCTTCTGGTTCCCTTTCATCATCAAAATGGTCCGAAAAAAAATCTGGCCCGCTAGCTGGCACCAAGCGATCCACATCTTACTGGAGGGATACCAGGTCTCGGAAATGCCAAGGTGGAGCTGACCCGCACGATGATTTTCTTGATACTCCTCTTGAGAATATCAGAGAAAACTTTAACAAAGCCATAAAGGATCATGATCTTCCTGGTCCTGTACCAGAAGGCGCTAATTTTGACAGCTCTGATGATGAGACACAGGACATGAATGTAGATGACAACATGCAGAAGCAGCAAATTCCAGTGCCAGGACCAGGCACGAGGGGTTTTAAATATGTCGAACCGGTAAGAAAGAAAGCTGAGCGGGAAAATTTGAAAGGAGTTGAATGCAAGCAGTGCAAAAAATTCTATGATGCTGTTCTTCCAGATGGAGGCAAGGATGCTGATGGTAATAAGCATAATGCCCGCTGTGAGCATCATGATGGTGTTTCTAGGCATCGATACAAGTATGTTCCTCCTATGACTCCGGAAGGATTCTGGAATATTGGGTTTGATTCTGAATTGTGA
- the LOC131165061 gene encoding DNA damage-repair/toleration protein DRT100-like — translation MGKLFFLATITLAAVTWAVGGCPPSDRAALLSLKASLSEPYLGMFDSWTGTDCCKNWYGVSCDPTTGRVADLNLRGESEDPLISRAGRSGFMTGSLSPDICRLDRLQTLVVADWKGISGPIPPCITSLSYLRILDLIGNKISGQIPADIGNLRRLVVLNVADNEISGAIPGSIVNLAWLMHLDMRNNRIAGTIPGDFGKLGMLSRALLSRNQIGGSIPESISKMYRLADLDLSMNRISGSIPAGLGKMPVLSTLNLDSNQISGSIPDSVISSGLNIVNLSRNSIQGNVPDVFGPKSYFTALDLSYNNLKGPAPKSVASAKYIGHLDLSHNHLCGSIPSGPPYDRLEASSFSNNDCLCGWPLKSC, via the coding sequence ATGGGAAAGCTCTTCTTCTTAGCGACGATCACTCTCGCCGCCGTAACTTGGGCAGTAGGCGGCTGCCCGCCTTCGGACAGGGCGGCGCTACTATCCCTTAAGGCCTCACTGTCGGAACCTTACTTGGGCATGTTCGACTCCTGGACCGGCACCGACTGCTGCAAAAACTGGTACGGCGTCAGCTGCGACCCCACCACCGGCAGGGTCGCCGACCTTAACCTCCGCGGCGAGTCCGAAGACCCCCTCATTTCCCGAGCCGGAAGGTCTGGCTTCATGACCGGCTCGCTTTCTCCCGACATTTGCCGCCTCGACCGCCTCCAAACCCTCGTCGTCGCCGACTGGAAGGGAATATCCGGCCCGATCCCTCCTTGCATTACCTCCCTCTCCTACCTCCGAATCCTCGACCTCATTGGCAACAAGATTTCCGGCCAGATTCCCGCCGACATCGGCAACCTGCGGCGCCTCGTTGTCCTCAACGTCGCCGACAACGAAATCTCCGGCGCAATTCCGGGGTCTATCGTTAACCTTGCCTGGCTAATGCACCTTGACATGAGAAACAACCGGATCGCCGGCACCATCCCCGGGGACTTCGGCAAACTCGGTATGCTCAGCCGAGCGCTGCTGAGTCGGAACCAAATCGGCGGCTCGATTCCCGAGTCAATCTCCAAAATGTACCGACTCGCCGATCTGGATCTATCCATGAACCGGATATCGGGTTCAATCCCGGCTGGACTCGGGAAAATGCCGGTTCTCTCGACACTCAATCTAGACAGCAACCAAATCTCCGGTTCCATTCCGGACAGCGTCATCAGCTCGGGGCTTAACATAGTAAACCTCAGCCGAAACTCCATCCAAGGTAACGTGCCGGATGTTTTCGGACCGAAATCGTACTTTACGGCACTCGATTTGTCGTACAATAATTTGAAAGGTCCGGCACCGAAATCCGTAGCGTCGGCGAAATATATCGGCCACCTGGACTTGAGTCACAACCACCTCTGTGGTTCGATTCCAAGTGGGCCGCCGTATGATCGCCTGGAAGCGTCGTCATTTTCAAACAACGATTGTCTGTGCGGCTGGCCGCTGAAAAGTTGTTAG
- the LOC131165059 gene encoding protein gamma response 1 isoform X2, whose translation MANMSKEQEETMKLHFGKIKNLEKRVGELEVELLQKSREVDEGMAFQGKLVQLVQAKVTAIANKEKQLKELQDNTNMHVVKLKYLEKKVDELQEELREKTDKISKGKELQTNLLKKVESQDLKMVENELLLSDCKEEKEKLSVVVEHLKGNVDRLQEELRKKTEEVEVGKKMHEELRQQINLNGLKVVKNEQQLEEHDSEKKLLQAKLKGLEEKIDKLQVDIRRRSKEMAEGKESYEKLLRQAELKDSELLSVKKRMKDFIGAYKSLKSQYNYICKKHGHITENMPGPTTAEAESDSSKHFLKPSTSTDSEKKILDASAVASDTNKLKNGIILPENLEDEKGIRLSKTSCSHASSGSLSSSKWSEKKSGPLAGTKRSTSYWRDTRSRKCQGGADPHDDFLDTPLENIRENFNKAIKDHDLPGPVPEGANFDSSDDETQDMNVDDNMQKQQIPVPGPGTRGFKYVEPVRKKAERENLKGVECKQCKKFYDAVLPDGGKDADGNKHNARCEHHDGVSRHRYKYVPPMTPEGFWNIGFDSEL comes from the exons ATGGCAAATATGTCAAAGGAGCAGGAAGAAACTATGAAGTTGcattttggaaaaataaaaaatctagagAAGAGAGTTGGTGAGCTAGAAGTGGAGCTCCTTCAGAAGTCTAGGGAAGTTGATGAGGGAATGGCATTTCAGGGAAAACTAGTCCAACTGGTTCAAGCAAAAGTCACCGCAATAGCTAATAAAGAAAAACAACTGAAAGAACTTCAAGACAACACAAACATGCATGTTGTCAAACTAAAATATTTAGAGAAGAAAGTTGATGAGCTCCAAGAGGAGCTTCGGGAGAAAACTGATAAAATAAGCAAGGGAAAGGAGTTGCAGACAAATTTACTCAAAAAAGTTGAATCACAGGATCTAAAGATGGTGGAAAATGAACTCCTGTTGAGTGATtgcaaagaagaaaaggaaaaactCAGTGTTGTTGTAGAACATCTAAAGGGCAATGTTGATAGACTCCAAGAGGAGCTGAGGAAGAAAACTGAAGAAGTAGAGGTGGGGAAAAAAATGCATGAAGAATTGCGTCAGCAGATTAATTTGAATGGCTTAAAAGTGGTTAAGAATGAACAGCAGTTAGAAGAGCATGACAGTGAGAAAAAACTGCTTCAGGCTAAATTGAAAGGTTTAGAAGAGAAAATTGATAAGCTTCAAGTGGATATCAGACGGAGGAGCAAGGAAATGGCTGAAGGAAAAGAATCGTATGAAAAATTGCTCAGACAGGCTGAATTGAAAGATTCTGAATTGCTGTCTGTGAAGAAAAGAATGAAGGATTTCATTGGTGCTTATAAAAGTCTTAAATCTCAGTACAACTACATCTGCAAAAAGCATGGCCATATCACGGAGAATATGCCGGGCCCAACTACAGCAGAAGCGGAAAGTGATTCATCGAAGCATTTTCTGAAGCCAAGTACTTCAACGG ACTCCGAAAAAAAAATTCTGGATGCTTCTGCAGTTGCGTCTGACACAAACAAGCTGAAGAATGGAATCATTTTACCAGAAAATCTGGAGGATGAAAAAGGAATCAGATTAAGTAAAACCTCATGTTCCCATGCCTCTTCTGGTTCCCTTTCATCATCAAAATGGTCCGAAAAAAAATCTGGCCCGCTAGCTGGCACCAAGCGATCCACATCTTACTGGAGGGATACCAGGTCTCGGAAATGCCAAGGTGGAGCTGACCCGCACGATGATTTTCTTGATACTCCTCTTGAGAATATCAGAGAAAACTTTAACAAAGCCATAAAGGATCATGATCTTCCTGGTCCTGTACCAGAAGGCGCTAATTTTGACAGCTCTGATGATGAGACACAGGACATGAATGTAGATGACAACATGCAGAAGCAGCAAATTCCAGTGCCAGGACCAGGCACGAGGGGTTTTAAATATGTCGAACCGGTAAGAAAGAAAGCTGAGCGGGAAAATTTGAAAGGAGTTGAATGCAAGCAGTGCAAAAAATTCTATGATGCTGTTCTTCCAGATGGAGGCAAGGATGCTGATGGTAATAAGCATAATGCCCGCTGTGAGCATCATGATGGTGTTTCTAGGCATCGATACAAGTATGTTCCTCCTATGACTCCGGAAGGATTCTGGAATATTGGGTTTGATTCTGAATTGTGA